The genomic stretch GGAATCCTTCATGCTACCATAAAAAAAGCTAAGTGCTAAGAGTTTGGTGAATTTGGACCCCCTATcctcttttttttattattttatcaaTTTTGTCACTTAGCCTATAAGATTCCTGATATATAAAGTTGATATATATGTGCACATTTGACATGGATATAGTACTACCTCTTTTTTAAAGATTTGATTTGACATAAGCTAACCCAACCATGTCCATTATTGTAGGCTAACTACTAAGTGCATGACACATGTTTAACTCGTCGGGTTGATAGGGGAGTTATCCTATCAAGACTTCGATCATACTAACTTATGAATGGATATAACAAAGATTAGAAGATACTCGATCAaattaaaagaagaaaggaaaagaGAGACTAACTTCATCATGAAGTCAAGCCAAGCTTGAGGCTTTCTCCTAAGAGCATTTACAACAGGATTATACTCATGTGGCTCTATGCCATACTCTGATAATATCTCTGCTATCTCAGCAGCCTCTGTATGTATTtaacacaaattatagaataagacggtTTCACACTGTAAAATGGTCCATTTTTATAAGAAAACTATTCCCTCAATGCTAATAATAAAGTTATCTTTTTACACAAATGAATTGTCTCGTAAAATGGTTCCACATAATAACTATATATTGAAATTGGAGCAACTTTAATTATGATCATGTACTACTAAGTACTAACTGATTGGATAAAGTCAAGCATTGTCATCATGGGAGGAACATGAATATGTCAAAAACATTAATCATCAACTCAAATATGCATTTTAGCACTAATGCAAAATAATAATGTTACCTCATTTACTTAGCACTTTAATGTGAATAACAACATTGTGGAACTTTACACCGTGCCAACGAAAATACTCAATTTAAAGGCCTAACAATGCTAACGGGTTTAAACCCAGGTCATAGTATCACATCTCATAGCTTTACTAACTAACGGACAGTTATTGTTTAATTATATGATTAAACAGGTTGGATAAAGGGTAAAGCCAAAACTATTACACGAGATTATGCATTGTTATCAGACAAACCCCCAAAGTTGATGCTAAATCTGAGTGTGAAAAATCACATGTCATAAATTTTGGATAAATGTACTTTGTCATGGAATTTATTTGATGCAGAAAGGGAGGCCCACAAGACTGGCATTACCAAACAATGAACACAATGAATACAAACAAGAAAAGAAAAGGCTGACCAGATAATTCAAACAGAAGAAAATACTGCCATACTTACCTGTGTCAGGGACTGCTATAATCTCTTCTTGTTCTCTCTTCAATTCTCTTGCGTAATGATCTGCTTCACTTTTGGCTGCTAAATACCTTCACATATATCCCAATACATATATAATTGCAATACAAACCAAGCATTAACCATAAATATTTTATTATGAGTATTTCCTAACAGTTATTTGACTCACTGTACTTGGATACATCGGGTGTAACACATCATAATATATCCGGCCTAATATATCCTACCCAATAAAAATATTACTCGTAAAATTGACCAAATACTCtataaataataaagtaaaatcttaatatTAAAAATTAACCATTCTCATTGGCCGGGGAGTACACTAATCTTATACACCGAATATACCTTAGAATTTTTGTAAATACCATTTATCCAAAGGTGGTTACTTATAAAATTATGTATATTCAAGTataaaattaatgaaaaaaaactctctctaaaaaaatcctAGCCTCCATATTATACAAGGGGTTCCCATCGATTATCAATCGATCGATGGTAAGTCCCAAAattatttcaaatttcaatcaatagTATGCATATCTGTTTTctattcaataaaagtctcccttttggtgagaatcgtttttccgtcccttatttcggggtttttccatttaTTCGTTGGGTTAGTTTCATCAATAATATAGTCAAGAGTAGTTCGTTGATGGTTTGCAGCGTGTTCTTTCAAAGGGTAAAAGTAATTTGTCAACGATCTTTGGAACTAGTCGgaggtaaattttatctcataaatcaaacgaaggatcccctcaAAAGCTTCATGAAGATAGCAATAATAGGACGAGTCGAATTGTCAGATGCTGTTTTGAGATCTctagtttataagaaaattatttttctttggtttccattaAATTTGTTTTCGATTATAATTAGTTTTTGTAAGTGTCGTATGAAAttctattaatgaattgttcttttcTCTTAATCAAAAAAAGGTGGTTACTTTTTGCCAAAAAATACAGAAAAGAAACGGGTACCCGTATTAAGAGAGACCAACTGTGAACTGATCATCCATTGGCTCTCTAATTCGACGGAGTATAATGAGTGGTAAACACAAACTACTTGTGACGATATCAACCAAATCTTTTTATTATAAAATCACATAACTAACCCAAATATCCTTATAGAAGCTGTTTTAGGTCATTTTCAAACATTATAATACGTGCATAACTCTATAACTTTATACGTATCTTTAATTTATGGTTCAGTTTAACATAAGATTCACTGAGATTGTACGACAAAACTCTAGGGTGAGATATATGGCCTATAGGTGGAAGTACATGCATTCGACCAAATACTCCCTTCGTCACTCGCAATTactgtttatctttgattaaaatatttttcacaaaaaataaaaacccttatttataaataaataattgagacggaaTTGTTTTAAATATAAATATTACTCCGTATCATCTACCACTAATGAAAAAAGTGCAACAGTTAATCATTTGTATTTTATATAAGACCAATATTGAGGAGCAGCACTAATGTGACTTTTTCACCGTCGACAAAAACATAAAATGGTGCCACCTACCGTCTCATACAAGAATTAGTGAAATTAAAAAACGACAATAATGTAACAACATACATACCCGCCAAGGCCCATGGAGATGGCACCGGCAGCGATCTCAGCAATGCCAGCggtaagaataatagaagaagaaGCGTTGGCGCCGGATAAACCGGCAGCGAGAGCGAAAGGGACGGTAAGACCGTCAGAAACACCAATGATGATATCGCGGACTACTTCACCCGCTGTGAAATGTTTTTCTTTGTGTTCATTGAGTAGTAATGCTTGCGCCTTTTCTACTTCTTGTGTTGAAGACATTGTTGACGCCATTGAAACGGAATTGGTTTGTTTCAGTTAAGGAAATGATGGTTAAGACTTAAGAgggttttttattttatttacggAGAAGTTTAGGAAAGGATTTTAAAGACAATAGGGTGAAATTGTGGAAATTTAAAAGGGTGACGAAGAGGAGGGGCCCATATTCTTGTGTAATCACTTGTACTaatataaatcacaaattcttGCTTAGGTAGGAGATAATCCGTTTAATAGTTACACTAGTGTAActcccgtgctatagcacggtttTTCTAGATGGAAATGTaagaaaaattaacaattaaactattggtatttttctattttcaattaTACAACATATATTTACTGTGTACAAAATCAGAATATCATTAAAATGAATTAGGAGAGTAGTTAATTAGAGAAATATACTAAGTACTGTAAGTAGTAGTTAGCAATGTAGGCGGAAAAACTTTGAGATTTAATAAAAAGATTAGAGTTATAATTATTAAAACAtatttattgaaaagataattttatgat from Silene latifolia isolate original U9 population chromosome 2, ASM4854445v1, whole genome shotgun sequence encodes the following:
- the LOC141642533 gene encoding vacuolar iron transporter 1-like; translation: MASTMSSTQEVEKAQALLLNEHKEKHFTAGEVVRDIIIGVSDGLTVPFALAAGLSGANASSSIILTAGIAEIAAGAISMGLGGYLAAKSEADHYARELKREQEEIIAVPDTEAAEIAEILSEYGIEPHEYNPVVNALRRKPQAWLDFMMKFELGLEKPDPRRALQSAFTIAISYIIGGIVPLFPYMFLPEAREAVSASVIVTLMALLVFGFAKGYFTGNKPFRSAFETALIGAIASAAAFGMAKLVQG